The Cetobacterium somerae ATCC BAA-474 DNA window ATAAATATGGAGTTAGTTGAATATCTTTTTAAAAATAGAACTAGAGAGGATAATTTTATATTTGCCTCAAATGAAAAAGAAGTAAAAGCTTTTGTAAGAAAAGTACAAGATCAAATATTAAAAGCGTGTGATTATGAAAATATTGATAGTACCTTCATAAGCACACATAGTTTTAGAAAATCTTTTGCCACGTTAGCATATAATGAAACTAAAGATATTATGTTTGTACAGCAACTATTAAATCATTCAAGTGTTTCTGTTACTCAAAAATATATTAGAGTAAATAAAGAGAAAGCTGATGATTATAGAGGGAAGCAAAGGCTAGGATTTTAAATATAAATTTATAGAGGTTGACAAAATAATTTAAATGTAGTATTATCATCACAGATAGAAAAATCGGTAGGTGAGGCTACCATAGGGATAAGGGTTGCTGCCGCGAAATAGTGGAGACACTATGAGTTGGTTAACAGTCTATGTCGAATTCAAGGCATAGAATAATGCAATTTCATCGCCCTATGAAGCTAAAGCTCAAACGGTTATTAAAGTAAATTATTTTTTGATTATTTACCTTATTACTTGTTTGAGTAATGAGGTTTTTTTATTTTAAATTTAAAATTTGGAGGTGTAAAAATGGAAGGAGATGTCCAGAGTAGTAGGAGAAGTACTTTTTATTTAAAATATTATTTAAGAATAGATTTAAGTTCTCTTACAGTGGAAAATCTATTCTATTTTTAGCATTGAAAAAATTAGTACTTCTCATTTAAAAAATTTAATTATATGAGGAGGAATTTAAAATGAAAAAACTTATATCGCTAGATGCCCATAATAGATTGAATTGGGCTATGAAGGAAAACATTGAAAATATTTTTATAAAATTGAAAACAGGAGTATCTGGTTTAAGTAATGACTCTATAGAAATAATGAGAGAAGCTTTTGGAAAAAATAAGATTTCAGATCAAAAAAAGGATTCAGCTTTAAAAAAATTTATATTCGCTTTTATAAATCCTTTTACGATAATTCTTTTTATATTAGCTGGAGTTTCTCTCTTCACTGAAGTTATTCTTGCAAATTCAGAGAATAAAGATTTTACAGGTGTAATCATAATATCGACAATGGTTATTACAAGTGGTTTATTACGTTTTATTCAAGAGTCTCGTTCAGATAATGCTGTTGAAAAATTAAATGAAATGGTAGAAACGACTGCACTCATAACTAGAAGTGGAATATCAAAAGAGATTCCTGTAGATGAAATTGTTGTTGGTGATTTAATAATATTGAATGCTGGAGATATAGTTCCAGCTGACATAAGATTAATACAGGCAAAAGACTTATTTATAAGTCAATCATCTTTAACTGGAGAAAGTGAGCCTGTTGAGAAGATTATTGTAGAAATTTCGGAGAATATTTTACCTTTAGAATCTAAGAATTTAATTTTTATGGGAAGTAATATTATAAGTGGATCTAGTAAAGGAATTGTAATTACTACAGGTGATGAAACGATATTAGGAAGAATTGCAAAAGATTTAAATAAGAAAAAAAACATAACAAGTTTTGAAAAAGGAGTTAATTCTGTTTCTAAAGTATTGATAACATTTATGCTTTTTATGGTTCCTTTTATTTTTTTGATTAATGGTGTTGTTAAAGGCGATTGGTTTGAGGCATTTTTATTTGCCCTTTCTA harbors:
- a CDS encoding tyrosine-type recombinase/integrase; the encoded protein is MGKMTKAISKEEIDTILGSIKIKQDVRNALLVELNTGLRIQDIARLRYNDIQFGKLEIIEKKTKKPQITRINMELVEYLFKNRTREDNFIFASNEKEVKAFVRKVQDQILKACDYENIDSTFISTHSFRKSFATLAYNETKDIMFVQQLLNHSSVSVTQKYIRVNKEKADDYRGKQRLGF